The proteins below come from a single Pseudomonadota bacterium genomic window:
- a CDS encoding alpha-L-glutamate ligase-like protein has product MIFKTTHLLRDAGILGMNRRNAEYIMKYNPRPAFPLVDDKLLTKQLAERYRIPTPPLYHVIKHHGDIVRFEETLKGHREFVIKPARGAGGSGIILIIDRIKKEFIKQSGESISREKLSYHMNDILSGIYSLGGLEDQAIIEALIHPDPVFTAVTYKGVPDIRIIVYRGIPVMAMVRLPTKASDGKANLHRGALGVGINIARGTTLSGVHRSGVVTHHPDTGNSVKGIKIPHWESMLLVAAKAVDMTGLGYLGVDLVIDRQKGPLLLELNARPGLQIQIANRAGLRNRLELVDRASSDIFVTPEIRVNWAMEKFSSSDN; this is encoded by the coding sequence ATGATTTTTAAAACCACCCATTTACTCAGGGATGCCGGAATTCTCGGCATGAACCGCAGGAATGCTGAGTATATCATGAAGTATAATCCCCGCCCAGCCTTTCCCCTTGTGGATGATAAACTTTTGACAAAACAGCTTGCAGAAAGGTACCGGATTCCAACTCCACCTCTGTATCATGTCATAAAACATCATGGCGACATTGTTAGATTTGAAGAAACCCTCAAAGGCCACCGTGAATTTGTTATCAAACCGGCTCGTGGTGCCGGTGGCAGTGGCATTATCCTCATCATTGACCGTATAAAAAAGGAGTTTATAAAACAGAGCGGTGAGTCTATCTCAAGGGAAAAACTCTCATATCATATGAATGATATACTCTCAGGGATTTACTCCCTTGGGGGGCTTGAGGATCAAGCCATTATTGAGGCACTCATCCACCCTGATCCAGTTTTTACTGCCGTAACATATAAGGGCGTTCCTGACATCAGGATTATTGTATATCGTGGAATACCGGTAATGGCTATGGTTCGTCTACCCACAAAGGCCTCTGATGGAAAGGCAAACCTCCATCGCGGTGCACTGGGCGTTGGTATAAACATTGCAAGGGGAACAACACTAAGTGGCGTTCATCGCTCTGGGGTTGTCACCCACCATCCTGACACAGGAAATTCAGTGAAGGGTATAAAAATACCGCACTGGGAAAGTATGCTCCTTGTAGCAGCAAAGGCGGTCGACATGACCGGTCTCGGCTACCTCGGGGTAGATCTGGTGATTGACCGGCAAAAAGGACCGCTACTTCTCGAATTAAATGCACGACCAGGCCTCCAGATACAGATAGCAAACAGGGCAGGTCTGCGCAACCGCTTAGAGCTTGTTGACAGGGCTTCTTCTGATATCTTTGTCACGCCTGAAATACGGGTAAACTGGGCAATGGAAAAATTTTCTT